In one Myxocyprinus asiaticus isolate MX2 ecotype Aquarium Trade chromosome 1, UBuf_Myxa_2, whole genome shotgun sequence genomic region, the following are encoded:
- the LOC127453527 gene encoding snaclec stejaggregin-B subunit beta-1-like, with protein sequence MKTTGTVLLFLSFFGLNSSVYRFHYFVNQAMNWHDAQKYCREHYDDLSTVNSQDLEPLSNYYYYIWLGLQTDVNLKTWNWSEGGKATINGWGYGEHSIYYKRCGFLYMSHLYDSDCSWTIPFYCMEVYELILVQQEKTWEEALDYCRQHYIDLAIINIEMIMAEARNTITAAQTEDVWTGLRFLAGHWFWVNGDDVDYTSWSAEGELQCPAMSQRCGVLNRNEKVWKPRDCDRRLNFLCVRRASFN encoded by the coding sequence ATGAAGACTACAGGCACTGTGCTCCTGTTTTTGAGTTTCTTTGGACTGAACTCCAGTGTCTACAGATTTCACTATTTTGTGAATCAGGCTATGAACTGGCATGATGCACAGAAGTACTGCAGAGAGCACTATGATGATCTGTCCACTGTCAACAGTCAAGATCTAGAACCACTCtctaattattactattatatttgGCTTGGACTTCAGACAGATGTCAACCTAAAAACGTGGAATTGGTCTGAAGGTGGGAAGGcaacaattaatggatggggatatGGAGAACACAGCATTTACTATAAAAGATGTGGTTTTCTTTATATGTCTCATTTATATGATAGTGATTGTTCTTGGACAATACCCTTTTATTGTATGGAGGTCTATGAGCTGATCCTGGTGCAGCAGGAAAAAACATGGGAAGAGGCTCTGGACTACTGCAGACAGCACTACATTGATCTGGCCATTATAAACATTGAGATGATTATGGCAGAGGCAAGGAATACGATCACAGCAGCCCAGACAGAAGATGTTTGGACCGGCCTGCGCTTTTTAGCTGGTCATTGGTTCTGGGTAAATGGAGATGATGTTGACTATACGTCCTGGTCTGCGGAGGGAGAGCTCCAGTGTCCTGCTATGAGTCAGCGGTGTGGAGTTTTAAATAGAAATGAGAAGGTTTGGAAGCCCAGAGACTGTGATCGGAGGCTCAACTTTCTCTGTGTCAGGAGGGCATCATTTAATTAA